A stretch of the Bordetella genomosp. 8 genome encodes the following:
- a CDS encoding muropeptide transporter, whose protein sequence is MSSAARLYTSRRVAPMLALGFSSGLPLALTSGTLQAWATVAGVSLQDIGFLTLVGTAYTLKFLWAPLIDRYAVPILGRRRGWMLATQLALAVGIAAMGMLSPDSALMPLALLAVVVAFLSATQDIAFDAYSTDVLHKDERGGGAAVKVLGYRIAMLVSGGLALILADGWLGWGNTYVLMGGLMAIGVLATLWAPEPERPAPSPPTLLEAVVEPLREFFSRRGAISLLVLIVLYKLGDAFAGALSTTFLLRGGGFTPTEVGTVNKLLGLAATIVGALAGGSIMARMGLYRSLMLFGVLQAVSNLGYWLVALKPGSLPLMAAAVGLENLCGGLGTASFVALVMALCRQEFSATQFALLSAMAAVGRTYLAGPLTPVLVDRMGWAPFFLVTVLIALPGLVLLYLRRREIQALDQA, encoded by the coding sequence ATTTCGTCCGCCGCCCGCCTTTACACAAGCCGCCGTGTCGCGCCCATGCTGGCGCTGGGTTTTTCCAGCGGGCTGCCGCTGGCGTTGACCAGCGGGACGCTGCAGGCCTGGGCCACGGTCGCGGGGGTGTCCCTGCAGGACATCGGTTTCCTGACGCTGGTGGGCACGGCCTATACCCTCAAGTTCCTGTGGGCGCCCCTGATCGACCGTTATGCCGTACCCATCCTGGGACGGCGGCGCGGCTGGATGCTGGCGACGCAATTGGCCCTGGCGGTCGGCATCGCCGCCATGGGCATGCTGTCGCCGGACAGCGCCTTGATGCCGCTGGCCCTGCTGGCGGTGGTGGTCGCCTTCCTGTCCGCGACGCAGGACATTGCCTTCGACGCCTACAGTACCGACGTCCTGCACAAGGATGAGCGTGGCGGCGGCGCGGCCGTCAAGGTGCTGGGGTACCGCATCGCCATGCTGGTATCCGGGGGCTTGGCCCTGATCCTGGCCGATGGCTGGCTGGGCTGGGGCAACACCTATGTGCTGATGGGGGGCCTGATGGCGATAGGCGTGCTGGCCACGCTATGGGCGCCCGAACCGGAGCGCCCCGCGCCGTCGCCGCCCACGCTGCTGGAAGCGGTGGTGGAGCCCTTGCGGGAATTCTTCTCCCGCCGTGGCGCCATCAGCCTGCTGGTCCTGATCGTGCTGTACAAGCTGGGCGATGCGTTCGCCGGCGCCCTGTCCACCACTTTCCTGCTGCGCGGCGGCGGCTTCACGCCCACCGAAGTCGGCACGGTGAACAAGTTGCTGGGGCTGGCGGCCACCATCGTGGGCGCGCTGGCGGGCGGATCCATCATGGCCCGCATGGGCCTCTACCGGTCGCTGATGCTGTTCGGCGTGCTGCAGGCGGTGTCCAACCTGGGCTACTGGCTGGTCGCGCTCAAGCCCGGCAGCCTGCCCCTGATGGCGGCCGCCGTTGGCCTGGAAAACCTGTGCGGCGGGCTGGGCACGGCGTCCTTCGTGGCGCTGGTCATGGCGCTGTGCAGGCAGGAGTTCTCGGCCACGCAGTTCGCGCTGTTGTCGGCGATGGCGGCCGTGGGCCGGACCTATCTGGCCGGGCCGCTGACGCCGGTCCTGGTCGACCGGATGGGCTGGGCGCCATTCTTCCTGGTCACGGTGCTGATCGCGCTGCCCGGGCTGGTGCTGCTGTACCTGCGCCGGCGCGAAATCCAGGCGCTGGACCAGGCCTAG
- a CDS encoding putative bifunctional diguanylate cyclase/phosphodiesterase — protein sequence MYVGSYNTALVLCSLVVAVLASYAALDMTARIASARGAAARWWLAGGAVAIGVGIWSMHFVGMLAFSLPIPLDYAPGLTALSLLIAIVSAAFALWQICQATLSWGRLAGGALLMGAGVAGMHYTGMAALHMSPGIDYQPLLVIASVLIAVVASGCAMWIGFWLRHDRRHPYLLRTGASLVMGGAIVGMHYTGMAAARFPLGSICLAAGGAERGLDNNWLAIVIIVVTLAVIAIALITSVLDLRMEARTSVLASSLAEANEELTYLALHDNLTKLPNRLLLEDRLQQAIHTATRERGYFAVMFMDLDGFKAVNDAYGHHTGDRLLIEVAARIRANVRAQDTVARLGGDEFVLIAQIDEPADASTVAAKLVRIIENDFDIEGHQLHVSASMGIAVYPGDGDDQQQLLANADAAMYFAKSSGRNTYCYFEASMNRDVQNQVELLRDLRHAMARDELLLQYQPKFHAGTGAVIGAEALLRWKHPARGLVQPAVFIPLAEKTGLIIQIGDWVLDEACRQMKTWYDAGHTEWSVAVNLSLQQFNHAGLVQAVAGALARHGLPASSLTLEITESTAMRDVESTLVTLRQLHEMGVRISIDDFGTGYSSLMYLKRLPATELKIDRGFVRELQNDTEDAAIVSAIVALGQTLNLQIVAEGVETREQQEFLTRLGCDSLQGFLLGRPVSPDRFMETVGVQQGLRLA from the coding sequence ATGTACGTGGGCAGCTATAACACCGCGCTGGTGCTATGTTCGCTGGTGGTGGCGGTCCTTGCCTCCTATGCGGCACTGGACATGACCGCCCGCATCGCGTCGGCACGCGGCGCGGCGGCGCGCTGGTGGCTGGCCGGCGGCGCCGTCGCGATCGGCGTCGGCATCTGGTCCATGCATTTCGTCGGCATGCTGGCCTTCAGCCTGCCCATCCCCCTGGACTACGCGCCCGGCCTGACGGCGCTGTCGCTGCTTATCGCGATCGTGTCGGCCGCCTTTGCCCTGTGGCAGATCTGCCAGGCCACGCTGTCCTGGGGGCGCCTGGCCGGCGGCGCCCTACTGATGGGGGCGGGCGTGGCGGGCATGCATTACACCGGCATGGCCGCGTTGCACATGTCGCCGGGTATCGACTACCAGCCCTTGCTGGTCATCGCTTCCGTGCTGATCGCGGTCGTGGCATCGGGCTGCGCCATGTGGATCGGCTTCTGGCTGCGCCATGACCGACGCCACCCGTACCTGCTGCGGACGGGCGCGTCGCTGGTGATGGGCGGCGCGATCGTCGGCATGCACTATACGGGCATGGCGGCCGCCCGATTCCCCTTGGGCAGCATCTGCCTGGCCGCCGGCGGCGCCGAGCGCGGCCTGGACAACAACTGGCTGGCCATCGTGATCATCGTCGTCACGCTGGCGGTGATCGCCATCGCCCTGATCACGTCCGTGCTGGATCTGCGCATGGAGGCCCGCACGTCCGTGCTGGCGTCTTCTCTGGCGGAAGCCAACGAAGAACTGACTTATCTGGCGCTGCATGACAACCTGACCAAGCTGCCCAACCGGCTGCTGCTGGAGGATCGGTTGCAGCAGGCCATCCACACCGCGACCCGCGAACGCGGGTACTTCGCGGTGATGTTCATGGACCTGGACGGCTTCAAGGCGGTCAACGACGCCTATGGTCACCATACGGGCGACCGCCTGCTGATCGAAGTCGCCGCGCGCATACGCGCCAACGTGCGGGCCCAGGATACGGTGGCAAGGCTGGGCGGGGACGAATTCGTGCTGATCGCCCAGATCGACGAGCCCGCCGACGCGTCGACCGTGGCGGCCAAGCTGGTCAGAATCATCGAGAACGACTTCGACATCGAAGGCCATCAGCTGCACGTGTCGGCGAGCATGGGCATCGCGGTCTACCCCGGCGACGGCGACGACCAGCAGCAGCTGTTGGCCAATGCCGACGCGGCGATGTACTTCGCCAAATCGTCGGGGCGCAACACGTATTGCTATTTCGAAGCGTCGATGAACCGCGACGTCCAGAACCAGGTGGAGCTGCTGCGCGACCTGCGTCATGCCATGGCGCGCGACGAGTTGCTGTTGCAGTACCAGCCGAAATTCCACGCCGGCACGGGTGCCGTGATCGGCGCCGAAGCGCTGCTGCGCTGGAAGCATCCGGCGCGCGGCCTGGTGCAGCCGGCGGTGTTCATCCCGCTGGCGGAAAAAACGGGCCTGATCATCCAGATCGGCGACTGGGTGCTCGACGAGGCCTGCCGGCAGATGAAGACCTGGTACGACGCCGGCCATACCGAATGGTCCGTCGCGGTGAACCTGTCCCTGCAGCAGTTCAATCACGCCGGGCTGGTGCAGGCCGTGGCCGGCGCCCTGGCCCGGCACGGCCTGCCGGCGAGCAGCCTGACGCTGGAAATCACCGAATCCACCGCGATGCGCGACGTGGAAAGCACGCTGGTCACGCTGCGGCAGTTGCACGAGATGGGCGTGCGGATATCGATCGACGATTTCGGCACGGGTTATTCCAGCCTGATGTACCTGAAACGCCTGCCCGCCACCGAGCTGAAGATCGACCGAGGCTTCGTGCGCGAACTGCAGAACGATACGGAAGACGCCGCCATTGTGTCGGCCATCGTCGCGCTGGGTCAGACGCTGAACCTGCAGATCGTCGCCGAGGGTGTCGAAACCCGCGAACAGCAGGAGTTCCTGACGCGCCTGGGCTGCGACTCGCTGCAGGGCTTCCTGCTGGGCCGGCCGGTGTCACCCGATCGCTTCATGGAAACCGTCGGGGTGCAGCAGGGCCTGCGCCTGGCTTAG
- a CDS encoding exodeoxyribonuclease III has protein sequence MLRIISANLNGIRSAANKGFFPWIAKQNADFICMQELKAQAADMTLEMLNPPGLYGYFHYAEKKGYSGVGIYARTQPLQVIEGLGVPEIDSEGRYLELVYDRLSIISVYLPSGSSGEHRQTAKFAFMEHFYSHLATLVKCGRQVVLCGDWNIAHNEIDLKNWKGNMKNSGFLPEERAWLTKVFADLGWTDVYRGLHPEATGEAYTWWSNRGQAWAKNVGWRIDYQIATPDIAATAKAASIYKDERFSDHAPLTIDYDTAL, from the coding sequence ATGCTCCGCATCATTTCCGCCAACCTGAACGGCATCCGCTCCGCCGCCAACAAGGGCTTCTTTCCCTGGATCGCCAAGCAGAACGCCGATTTCATCTGCATGCAGGAACTCAAGGCGCAGGCCGCCGACATGACCCTGGAAATGCTCAATCCGCCGGGGCTGTACGGGTACTTCCACTACGCCGAGAAAAAAGGCTATAGCGGCGTGGGCATCTACGCCCGCACGCAGCCGCTGCAGGTGATAGAAGGCCTGGGCGTGCCCGAAATCGACAGCGAAGGACGCTATCTGGAACTGGTCTACGACCGGCTCTCGATCATCTCGGTCTACCTGCCATCCGGGTCCAGCGGCGAACACCGGCAAACCGCCAAGTTCGCCTTCATGGAGCATTTCTACAGCCACCTGGCCACGCTCGTGAAATGCGGACGGCAGGTCGTGCTGTGCGGCGACTGGAATATCGCGCACAACGAGATCGACCTGAAGAACTGGAAAGGCAACATGAAGAACAGCGGCTTCCTGCCGGAAGAACGCGCCTGGCTGACCAAGGTATTCGCCGACCTGGGCTGGACCGACGTCTATCGCGGCCTGCATCCCGAGGCCACGGGCGAGGCCTATACCTGGTGGAGCAACCGCGGCCAGGCCTGGGCCAAGAACGTCGGCTGGCGCATCGATTACCAGATCGCCACGCCGGACATCGCCGCCACCGCCAAGGCCGCGTCCATCTACAAGGACGAACGATTCAGCGACCACGCGCCGCTGACGATCGACTACGACACCGCGCTGTAG
- the pyrE gene encoding orotate phosphoribosyltransferase, whose translation MTATAAPSVEFVRFALDQGVLRFGSFKVKSGRMSPYFFNAGLFSDGASMNRLGAFYAGALLDSGLPFDMLFGPAYKGIPLATGTAMALAADPRGGGRAIPFAYNRKEAKDHGEGGTLVGAPLKGKVVIIDDVITAGTSVRESVDIIRAAGAEPAAVLIALDRMERAGPDDALSTHSAVQDVARTYGIPVVSIASLTDILALLENAPEFAEHRQAVLAYRQKYGVTG comes from the coding sequence ATGACCGCTACCGCCGCTCCGTCCGTCGAATTCGTCCGTTTCGCCCTTGACCAGGGCGTGTTGCGCTTCGGCAGCTTCAAGGTCAAGTCGGGACGCATGAGTCCGTATTTCTTCAACGCCGGCTTGTTCAGCGACGGCGCGTCGATGAATCGGCTGGGGGCGTTCTACGCCGGGGCGCTGCTGGATTCCGGACTGCCCTTCGACATGCTGTTCGGGCCCGCGTACAAGGGCATACCGCTGGCGACCGGGACGGCCATGGCCCTGGCGGCCGATCCGCGCGGCGGCGGACGCGCGATTCCCTTTGCCTACAACCGCAAGGAAGCCAAGGACCACGGGGAAGGCGGCACGCTGGTCGGCGCGCCGCTCAAGGGCAAGGTCGTCATCATCGATGATGTGATCACCGCGGGTACGTCGGTGCGTGAATCCGTGGACATCATCCGCGCCGCCGGAGCGGAGCCCGCGGCGGTGCTGATCGCGCTGGACCGCATGGAACGCGCGGGGCCGGACGACGCCTTGTCCACGCATTCGGCGGTGCAGGACGTGGCGCGGACCTACGGCATACCCGTGGTCAGCATCGCGTCGCTGACCGATATCCTGGCCCTGCTCGAAAACGCACCTGAATTCGCCGAACACCGGCAGGCCGTGCTGGCATACCGCCAGAAGTACGGCGTGACGGGCTGA
- a CDS encoding helix-turn-helix domain-containing protein, which yields MPEKKLSEREAACLQWAAAGKTSRETAMILGVAERTVNFHLQNACRKLCARNRRAAVATALTCGLLAACRVDGGEH from the coding sequence ATGCCAGAAAAGAAGTTGTCAGAACGCGAGGCTGCCTGCCTGCAATGGGCGGCAGCCGGCAAGACCAGCCGGGAAACCGCCATGATTCTCGGCGTCGCCGAACGGACCGTGAATTTCCACCTGCAGAACGCCTGCCGCAAGCTGTGCGCGCGCAACCGCCGCGCCGCCGTGGCCACGGCGCTGACCTGCGGCCTGCTGGCTGCCTGCCGCGTCGATGGCGGCGAGCACTGA
- a CDS encoding universal stress protein, protein MHSFAGPILLATDLSARGDRALDRAILLARQFDTSVIALHVIESQSRALLTSQPSVTQRESQARRGLLRDLEDLDVDVDVVVRCGEPVRLLRQAAEENACSLIVAGVARDETLGRILLGTTVERLVRESLAPVLVVKRRARQPYRNAVVASDFSEASRPALRAALSLLPVSGLTLFHAFDLPGNRRDDLNSKGFQRTAEEAAAQFLEDMPELHGGEKPKIQVAAGLAERVLIAYAEQTDCDLLVTGTHGSTGLVRTAIGSVADALMEKAPCDVLVVRQPRR, encoded by the coding sequence ATGCACAGTTTTGCGGGACCTATCCTGCTTGCCACGGACCTGAGCGCGCGTGGCGACCGCGCCCTGGATCGCGCGATATTGCTGGCGCGCCAGTTCGACACGTCCGTCATCGCCTTGCACGTCATCGAGTCGCAGTCCCGGGCGCTGCTGACGTCGCAGCCTTCGGTGACGCAGCGTGAATCGCAGGCGCGGCGCGGCCTGCTCAGGGATCTCGAAGACCTCGATGTCGATGTCGACGTCGTGGTGCGCTGCGGCGAACCGGTCCGGCTGCTGCGCCAGGCAGCGGAAGAAAACGCCTGCTCCCTGATCGTGGCGGGCGTGGCGCGCGACGAAACCCTGGGCCGCATACTGCTGGGGACCACGGTTGAACGGCTGGTGCGGGAATCGCTGGCCCCGGTGCTGGTGGTCAAGCGGCGCGCGCGTCAGCCATATCGCAACGCAGTGGTCGCGAGCGATTTCTCCGAGGCCTCGCGGCCGGCCCTGCGCGCGGCGCTGTCGCTGTTGCCGGTGTCGGGATTGACTCTCTTCCATGCTTTCGATCTGCCGGGGAATCGCAGGGACGACCTGAATTCCAAGGGCTTCCAACGGACGGCGGAAGAGGCGGCCGCCCAGTTCCTGGAAGACATGCCGGAGCTGCATGGCGGCGAAAAGCCGAAGATCCAGGTCGCCGCCGGGCTGGCGGAACGGGTCCTGATCGCCTATGCCGAGCAGACGGATTGCGACCTGCTGGTCACCGGCACGCATGGCAGCACCGGCCTGGTCCGCACGGCGATCGGCAGCGTGGCGGATGCCTTGATGGAGAAGGCGCCGTGCGACGTCCTCGTCGTTCGGCAGCCCAGGCGCTAG
- the metX gene encoding homoserine O-succinyltransferase MetX translates to MTATIEQSAGAGVSAQPAGRSSSGHTASGEPGSGPPVSAAVPAVASHSIGVVAPVFLKFTEPLLLANGQSLPSYELAVETYGALNADRSNAVLVCHALNASHHVAGISADDPKDIGWWDNMVGPGKPVDTERFFVIGINNLGSCFGSTGPASINPETGKPWGAAFPVLTVEDWVHAQARVADHFGIGRFAAVMGGSLGGMQALSWATACPDRVAHCVVIASTPRLSAQNIGFNEVARRAIITDPDFHGGDYYAHDTVPHRGLAVARMLGHITYLSQDDMAEKFGRTQREPGANGEYRYGYDVEFEVESYLRYQGEKFSRYFDANTYLLITRALDYFDPSRTHGGDLARSLAAASAGFLLVSFSTDWRFPPERSREIVRALLKNNRPVTYAEIDAPHGHDAFLLDDARYHAVVRAYYDRIAHELGLPPRALEPRGAE, encoded by the coding sequence ATGACTGCAACCATCGAGCAATCCGCTGGCGCGGGCGTATCCGCGCAACCTGCCGGTCGATCTTCTTCCGGCCACACCGCTTCCGGTGAACCCGGTTCCGGTCCGCCCGTTTCCGCCGCCGTCCCGGCCGTCGCGTCGCATTCCATCGGCGTGGTGGCGCCCGTCTTCCTGAAATTCACCGAACCCCTGCTGCTGGCCAACGGCCAGTCCCTGCCCAGCTACGAACTGGCGGTGGAAACCTACGGCGCCCTGAATGCCGACCGCAGCAATGCGGTGCTGGTATGCCACGCGCTGAACGCCTCGCACCACGTGGCCGGCATATCGGCGGACGATCCCAAGGATATCGGCTGGTGGGACAACATGGTCGGCCCGGGCAAGCCCGTCGATACCGAACGCTTCTTCGTGATCGGCATCAACAACCTGGGCTCCTGCTTCGGGTCGACGGGGCCGGCCAGCATCAATCCGGAAACCGGCAAACCCTGGGGCGCCGCCTTCCCGGTGCTTACGGTGGAGGACTGGGTGCACGCCCAGGCGCGCGTGGCCGACCATTTCGGCATCGGGCGATTCGCCGCCGTCATGGGCGGTTCGCTGGGCGGCATGCAGGCCCTGAGCTGGGCCACCGCATGTCCCGACCGCGTCGCGCATTGCGTGGTCATCGCCAGCACGCCGCGCCTGTCGGCGCAGAACATCGGGTTCAACGAAGTGGCGCGCCGCGCCATCATCACGGATCCCGATTTCCATGGGGGCGATTACTACGCCCACGACACGGTGCCGCATCGGGGACTGGCGGTCGCACGCATGCTCGGGCATATCACCTATCTGTCGCAGGACGACATGGCGGAGAAGTTCGGCCGCACGCAGCGCGAACCCGGCGCCAATGGCGAGTACCGCTATGGCTACGACGTCGAATTCGAAGTGGAATCCTATCTGCGCTACCAGGGCGAAAAATTCTCGCGCTATTTCGATGCGAACACCTATCTGCTGATCACGCGCGCGCTCGATTATTTCGACCCGTCGCGCACGCATGGCGGCGACCTGGCGCGTTCGCTGGCGGCGGCGAGCGCGGGTTTCCTGCTGGTGTCCTTCAGCACGGACTGGCGTTTCCCACCGGAGCGCTCGCGGGAAATCGTGCGGGCCCTGCTCAAGAACAACCGCCCGGTCACCTATGCGGAGATCGACGCGCCGCACGGCCACGACGCCTTCCTGCTGGACGACGCGCGCTATCACGCGGTGGTGCGCGCCTATTACGACCGGATCGCGCATGAACTGGGCTTGCCGCCCCGCGCGCTCGAACCGAGGGGGGCCGAATGA
- a CDS encoding universal stress protein — translation MSTYAHSQPAAPILVATDLSAQGDRALDRAVALARTQGARLIAMHVMEPGMPAGAGGAPAWHRLSEDHRAWARYRLRLDLDAAGIDCDIRVESGDAAEQILAAAQASACGLVVTGVGRNESLGKLLLGSTVRKLVRQSAAPVLVVKNRPHGPYPKGIVATDFSPESGHALRLAAGLLPGTALTLFHACDTVLGMPGDAAHAPEALQRDLDNEMRRFLEAQGDLPPGVPADTVVQYGEPETVLSEYVFQQRCDLVIAGAQRMKGIMGAMVGSVAERLLESLPSDVMLVRGQPTP, via the coding sequence ATGTCGACGTATGCGCATTCCCAGCCCGCCGCCCCCATCCTGGTGGCCACGGACCTCAGCGCCCAGGGCGATCGTGCCCTGGATCGCGCCGTCGCGCTGGCCCGGACACAGGGCGCGCGCCTTATCGCCATGCATGTGATGGAGCCCGGCATGCCGGCCGGCGCCGGCGGCGCGCCAGCCTGGCATCGGCTGAGCGAAGACCATCGGGCATGGGCTCGCTATCGCCTGCGCCTGGACCTGGATGCCGCCGGCATCGACTGCGATATCCGCGTGGAAAGCGGCGATGCCGCGGAGCAGATACTGGCGGCGGCCCAGGCGTCGGCCTGCGGGCTGGTCGTCACCGGTGTCGGGCGCAACGAATCGCTGGGCAAGCTGCTGCTCGGGTCCACCGTACGCAAGCTGGTGCGCCAATCGGCCGCGCCGGTGCTGGTGGTGAAGAACCGTCCGCACGGACCGTATCCGAAGGGCATCGTCGCCACCGACTTTTCGCCCGAATCGGGCCATGCGCTGCGGCTGGCGGCGGGGCTGCTGCCCGGCACGGCGCTCACGCTGTTCCACGCCTGCGACACGGTGCTGGGCATGCCCGGCGACGCGGCCCACGCGCCGGAGGCGCTGCAGCGCGACCTGGACAATGAAATGCGCCGTTTTCTCGAGGCCCAGGGCGATCTGCCACCAGGCGTGCCGGCCGACACCGTGGTGCAGTACGGCGAGCCCGAAACCGTGTTGTCGGAGTATGTTTTCCAGCAGCGCTGCGACCTGGTGATCGCCGGTGCGCAGCGCATGAAAGGCATCATGGGCGCAATGGTGGGCAGCGTGGCGGAACGCCTGCTGGAATCGCTGCCCAGCGATGTCATGCTGGTGCGCGGCCAGCCGACGCCCTAG
- the metW gene encoding methionine biosynthesis protein MetW encodes MIAGARTELRADLARIASWINPGSRVLDLGCGDGELLAWLRDQRQVRGAGVEIDDHYVIACVRRGVDVIQQNLEDGLALFDAGQFDTVVLSQTLQSMHRSEHILREMARVAKYGVVSFPNFGYWPHGWSILRGRMPVTGQMPYEWYNTPNIHLCTLRDFEDLAAKLGLRILQRATFNDDREVKLLPGWRSTLAVYRFAAG; translated from the coding sequence ATGATAGCGGGTGCCCGCACCGAACTGCGCGCCGACCTGGCGCGCATCGCCAGTTGGATCAACCCCGGTTCGCGCGTGCTGGACCTGGGATGCGGAGACGGTGAACTGCTGGCGTGGCTGCGCGATCAGCGCCAGGTGCGCGGCGCCGGTGTTGAAATCGACGACCATTACGTGATCGCATGCGTGCGCCGCGGGGTGGACGTGATCCAGCAAAACCTGGAAGATGGCCTGGCGCTGTTCGATGCCGGCCAGTTCGATACGGTGGTGTTGTCGCAGACCCTGCAATCCATGCATCGCAGCGAGCATATCCTGCGGGAAATGGCGCGCGTGGCGAAGTATGGCGTCGTATCGTTCCCCAACTTCGGTTATTGGCCGCATGGCTGGTCCATCCTGCGCGGGCGCATGCCGGTGACGGGGCAGATGCCTTACGAGTGGTACAACACGCCCAACATTCATTTGTGCACGCTGCGCGATTTCGAGGACCTGGCCGCCAAGCTGGGTCTGCGCATTCTGCAGCGGGCCACGTTCAACGACGACCGCGAAGTCAAGCTGCTGCCGGGATGGCGCAGCACGCTGGCGGTCTACCGCTTCGCCGCCGGTTGA